Genomic segment of Sodaliphilus pleomorphus:
ATTTTGCAACCACACTTTTTTTATATTTTTGACAACAACAACATCAACATTACAAGAAAATGGCTAACAACGACAACCAACAGCAAATCCAAATCGAAGTGCCTGCCGATGAAATGCAAGGCAAATATGCCAACCTGGCAATGATCACCCACGGGCCAAACGACTTCTTTATCGACATGATACTCATGGCCCCCAACATGCCCAAGGCACGCGTGCAGAGCCGCATCATCATGACCCCCGAAAACGCCAAGCAGCTGCTCAACGCCCTGGCACAGAACGTGCAGAAGTATGAGCAGACCTTCGGCGAGATTCAGCCCCGCATGCCCCGCAACGTCAAGCCAGGCGCCGGCGACATCATCGACTTCCCCCTGCCCAAGGGCCAGGCCTGAAACAGCGGCACAACTGCATCACAACACAGCAACACTTCTTTTTAAAGCAGAGAACGACAATGGAAAACAAATTGTTTATCTACAACACCCTCACCCGCAGCAAGGAGCTCTTCAAGCCCATCGACCCGCCCCACGTGGGCATGTACGTGTGCGGCCCCACGGTGTACGGCGACCCGCACCTGGGCCACGCCCGGCCGGCCATCACCTTCGACGTGCTCTTCCGCTACCTCAAGTACCTGGGCTACAAGGTGCGCTACGTGCGCAACATCACCGATGTGGGCCATCTTGAGCA
This window contains:
- a CDS encoding DUF3467 domain-containing protein, whose translation is MANNDNQQQIQIEVPADEMQGKYANLAMITHGPNDFFIDMILMAPNMPKARVQSRIIMTPENAKQLLNALAQNVQKYEQTFGEIQPRMPRNVKPGAGDIIDFPLPKGQA